In the Epinephelus lanceolatus isolate andai-2023 chromosome 6, ASM4190304v1, whole genome shotgun sequence genome, one interval contains:
- the depdc1a gene encoding DEP domain-containing protein 1A isoform X1 — translation MSSHVITPGPYRATKLWNEVTRLFRAGMPLRKHRQNFRHHASCFTASAAVEWMHQLLRSNSNFGPDVTRQQTVQLLKKFLKNHVIEDVKGRWGTEDLEDNNTLYRFPSTSPLKPIPCPASASAPGSIKKRPSFRDKEGFFRFRSIKKQHEEEMQENVDPALQAGGENQPTGEQQVQRRELTVEDEQEIWRDITLTHLQRILGIPSLDEVLDRRYVNPQNIIHNMTKVNKHGVVTLDDKTNDLPHWVLSAMKSLANWPKYDSAQPSYPGFERDVFKTVSDYFYSLPQPVLTYELYELFINVLVFCGYVAAPTIHQRGKRKKLDLPSAAPPAKTSFRSTECLLLSLLRQGTCDETESPMSEVLGGKLQSRMAAMTGGTPRAGDGELGGSCTSLSTVGFTKPRTRSCSLETILDDSAPLTRQQLFLSNDSLASCARSNRSQNDSSTITTPHSHTDFTPVSKATMFTAGGTTRNRMSLAGMSGTQRSRSLRPRSVGSCLDIVIETKEEDVKEIKWQGRAASCLNVNTPADQHLFSTASRPPLSYQPSYLPLPSSSSALAKVQGSCATTGPSGPRPAASTSNLWTLSAPAVVRRCLSSLDVSKPSRPVSLFKPPVCAPTSISQHPKPKPEHSLLQSHCERVAIEALQLCTLLLPPSSRRKLQLLMRMMSRISQNVDMPRLHPAIGTRTLMVHTFSGCVLGSAEECDLDELLATRLVSFLMDHQQSILSVPEYLLSAIEDHIQYLRSVQVPIDAVPHVDGDDPVCAPMPIYTFCRQISGAEFEQQKLASSQKAMEELLEMLLTNQNMSEKERRKKLKQFQKQYPDIYSRRFPSSDNDNKANNKPKIKPPLLSIRKTKAFSIRN, via the exons ATGAGTTCTCATGTTATCACTCCTGGACCGTACCGAGCCACAAAACTG TGGAATGAGGTGACTCGTTTGTTTCGGGCTGGTATGCCCCTCAGGAAACACCGCCAGAACTTCCGGCACCATGCCTCCTGCTTCACCGCCTCTGCCGCTGTGGAGTGGATGCACCAGCTGCTTCGAAGCAACAGCAATTTTGGCCCTGATGTCACCAGGCAGCAGACGGTGCAGCTCTTGAAGAAGTTTCTGAAGAACCATGTGATCGAAGATGTGAAGGGTCGCTGGGGCACAGAGGATCTGGAGGACAACAACACGCTGTAcag atTCCCCTCCACTTCCCCTCTGAAGCCCATTCCATGTCCAGCTTCAGCCTCGGCCCCTGGCTCCATTAAGAAAAGGCCTTCATTCAGAGACAAGGAAGGTTTCTTCAGGTTTAGAAGTATCAAGAAGCAACATGAGGAGGAGATGCAG GAAAATGTAGATCCTGCGCTCCAAGCAGGAGGAGAGAATCAGCCAACAGGAGAGCAGCAGGTACAGAGACGAGAGCTGACGGTGGAGGATGAACAGGAGATCTGGAGAGACATCACCCTGACTCA CCTGCAGAGGATTCTAGGCATTCCCTCTCTTGATGAGGTTTTAGACCGACGCTATGTAAACCCACAGAACATCATCCATAACATGACCAAAGTCAATAAGCATGGAGTGGTGACATTGGACGACAAAACAA ATGACCTTCCACACTGGGTTTTGTCTGCCATGAAGAGCCTGGCCAACT GGCCCAAGTACGACAGTGCACAGCCGTCCTATCCTGGTTTTGAGAGGGATGTCTTCAAAACGGTGTCTGATTACTTCTACAGTCTTCCACAGCCTGTACTTACATACGAACTGTATGAACTTTTTATCAACGTCCTGG TGTTTTGTGGGTACGTCGCAGCACCCACGATTCACCAACGAGGGAAACGCAAGAAGCTTGACCTCCCTTCAGCTGCCCCTCCAGCCAAGACATCGTTCCGCTCCACGGAGTGTCTCCTCCTGTCGCTGCTCAGACAGGGGACGTGTGATGAAACGGAGTCTCCGATGAGCGAGGTGCTCGGCGGGAAGCTTCAGTCACGGATGGCAGCGATGACAGGTGGCACTCCCAGAGCAGGTGATGGAGAATTAGGAGGCAGCTGCACGAGTCTGAGTACAGTTGGTTTTACAAAGCCTCGAACCAGGAGCTGCTCACTGGAAACCATCCTAGATGACTCTGCCCCTCTCACCCGGCAACAGCTGTTCCTGTCCAATGACAGCCTGGCATCCTGCGCCCGTAGTAACAGGAGCCAGAATGACAGCTCTACCATAACAACGCCCCACAGTCATACAGACTTTACACCTGTATCCAAAGCAACCATGTTTACTGCAGGAGGTACAACCAGGAATAGAATGTCTTTAGCAGGAATGTCAGGTACGCAGAGATCGCGCTCCTTGCGGCCACGCAGCGTAGGCAGCTGTCTGGACATCGTCATAGAAACCAAGGAGGAAGATGTCAAGGAGATCAAGTGGCAGGGCCGAGCAGCCAGCTGCTTGAATGTGAACACACCTGCAGACCAGCATCTCTTCTCCACAGCTTCACGTCCTCCCTTGTCCTATCAACCCTCCTATCTTCCTCTCCCCTCATCTTCATCTGCTTTGGCCAAAGTACAAGGGTCTTGTGCTACCACAGGACCTAGTGGGCCCAGACCCGCTGCCAGTACCTCTAATCTTTGGACACTTTCTGCACCTGCCGTTGTCCGCCGCTGCCTCAGCTCGCTGGATGTGTCAAAGCCCTCTCGTCCTGTTTCACTGTTCAAACCGCCTGTCTGTGCGCCCACCAGCATCTCCCAGCACCCCAAACCCAAACCTGAGCACA gCCTTCTCCAGTCTCATTGCGAGCGTGTGGCCATCGAGGCCCTGCAGCTTTGCACCCTCCTGCTCCCACCCTCCTCCCGCAGGAAGTTGCAGCTGCTCATGAGGATGATGTCACGCATCAGCCAGAACGTGGACATGCCCCGCCTCCACCCCGCCATCGGCACCAGAACACTG ATGGTTCACACATTTTCAGGCTGCGTACTGGGCAGCGCTGAGGAGTGTGATTTGGACGAGCTGTTAGCTACCAGACTGGTGTCATTTCTAATGGACCATCAACAAAGCATCCTTTCTGTCCCAGAGTACCTGCTCAGTGCTATTGAAGACCATATACAGTACCTGCGCTCTGTACAG GTCCCTATCGATGCTGTTCCTCATGTCGATGGCGACGATCCAGTTTGCGCTCCCATGCCCATTTACACGTTCTGCCGTCAGATTAGCGGCGCTGAGTTTGAACAGCAAAAGCTGGCATCTTCCCAGAAGGCCATGGAGGAGTTGCTGGAGATGCTGCTGACCAACCAAAACATGAGTGAGAAGGAGAGACGCAAGAAACTGAAGCAG TTTCAGAAGCAGTACCCAGACATCTACAGTCGTCGGTTCCCCTCCTCAGACAACGATAACAAAGCCAACAACAAGCCAAAGATTAAACCTCCTCTCCTCAGCATCAGGAAGACCAAAGCTTTCAGTATCAGGAACTAA
- the depdc1a gene encoding DEP domain-containing protein 1A isoform X2, translating into MSSHVITPGPYRATKLWNEVTRLFRAGMPLRKHRQNFRHHASCFTASAAVEWMHQLLRSNSNFGPDVTRQQTVQLLKKFLKNHVIEDVKGRWGTEDLEDNNTLYRFPSTSPLKPIPCPASASAPGSIKKRPSFRDKEGFFRFRSIKKQHEEEMQENVDPALQAGGENQPTGEQQVQRRELTVEDEQEIWRDITLTHLQRILGIPSLDEVLDRRYVNPQNIIHNMTKVNKHGVVTLDDKTNDLPHWVLSAMKSLANWPKYDSAQPSYPGFERDVFKTVSDYFYSLPQPVLTYELYELFINVLGLLQSHCERVAIEALQLCTLLLPPSSRRKLQLLMRMMSRISQNVDMPRLHPAIGTRTLMVHTFSGCVLGSAEECDLDELLATRLVSFLMDHQQSILSVPEYLLSAIEDHIQYLRSVQVPIDAVPHVDGDDPVCAPMPIYTFCRQISGAEFEQQKLASSQKAMEELLEMLLTNQNMSEKERRKKLKQFQKQYPDIYSRRFPSSDNDNKANNKPKIKPPLLSIRKTKAFSIRN; encoded by the exons ATGAGTTCTCATGTTATCACTCCTGGACCGTACCGAGCCACAAAACTG TGGAATGAGGTGACTCGTTTGTTTCGGGCTGGTATGCCCCTCAGGAAACACCGCCAGAACTTCCGGCACCATGCCTCCTGCTTCACCGCCTCTGCCGCTGTGGAGTGGATGCACCAGCTGCTTCGAAGCAACAGCAATTTTGGCCCTGATGTCACCAGGCAGCAGACGGTGCAGCTCTTGAAGAAGTTTCTGAAGAACCATGTGATCGAAGATGTGAAGGGTCGCTGGGGCACAGAGGATCTGGAGGACAACAACACGCTGTAcag atTCCCCTCCACTTCCCCTCTGAAGCCCATTCCATGTCCAGCTTCAGCCTCGGCCCCTGGCTCCATTAAGAAAAGGCCTTCATTCAGAGACAAGGAAGGTTTCTTCAGGTTTAGAAGTATCAAGAAGCAACATGAGGAGGAGATGCAG GAAAATGTAGATCCTGCGCTCCAAGCAGGAGGAGAGAATCAGCCAACAGGAGAGCAGCAGGTACAGAGACGAGAGCTGACGGTGGAGGATGAACAGGAGATCTGGAGAGACATCACCCTGACTCA CCTGCAGAGGATTCTAGGCATTCCCTCTCTTGATGAGGTTTTAGACCGACGCTATGTAAACCCACAGAACATCATCCATAACATGACCAAAGTCAATAAGCATGGAGTGGTGACATTGGACGACAAAACAA ATGACCTTCCACACTGGGTTTTGTCTGCCATGAAGAGCCTGGCCAACT GGCCCAAGTACGACAGTGCACAGCCGTCCTATCCTGGTTTTGAGAGGGATGTCTTCAAAACGGTGTCTGATTACTTCTACAGTCTTCCACAGCCTGTACTTACATACGAACTGTATGAACTTTTTATCAACGTCCTGG gCCTTCTCCAGTCTCATTGCGAGCGTGTGGCCATCGAGGCCCTGCAGCTTTGCACCCTCCTGCTCCCACCCTCCTCCCGCAGGAAGTTGCAGCTGCTCATGAGGATGATGTCACGCATCAGCCAGAACGTGGACATGCCCCGCCTCCACCCCGCCATCGGCACCAGAACACTG ATGGTTCACACATTTTCAGGCTGCGTACTGGGCAGCGCTGAGGAGTGTGATTTGGACGAGCTGTTAGCTACCAGACTGGTGTCATTTCTAATGGACCATCAACAAAGCATCCTTTCTGTCCCAGAGTACCTGCTCAGTGCTATTGAAGACCATATACAGTACCTGCGCTCTGTACAG GTCCCTATCGATGCTGTTCCTCATGTCGATGGCGACGATCCAGTTTGCGCTCCCATGCCCATTTACACGTTCTGCCGTCAGATTAGCGGCGCTGAGTTTGAACAGCAAAAGCTGGCATCTTCCCAGAAGGCCATGGAGGAGTTGCTGGAGATGCTGCTGACCAACCAAAACATGAGTGAGAAGGAGAGACGCAAGAAACTGAAGCAG TTTCAGAAGCAGTACCCAGACATCTACAGTCGTCGGTTCCCCTCCTCAGACAACGATAACAAAGCCAACAACAAGCCAAAGATTAAACCTCCTCTCCTCAGCATCAGGAAGACCAAAGCTTTCAGTATCAGGAACTAA